Genomic DNA from Marnyiella aurantia:
TTCCGCATCCTCCATAGTTAGGAGCAGATCCTCAAATGTTTCCAGCTGGTCTACCGTCATATTTACAAATTCAAGATGGACGGGTTGCTCGGCCTGTCCCGTTATGAAATCATAAAAGGCATCCAGATTATCCCCAAAATCCGGCGGTATAGACATTTTTTCTTTTACCTGAGC
This window encodes:
- a CDS encoding barstar family protein is translated as MKTVYIDFSNIGDFEDFYAQVKEKMSIPPDFGDNLDAFYDFITGQAEQPVHLEFVNMTVDQLETFEDLLLTMEDAEDEVEDFGFSYYLEQYEDGE